From Leifsonia sp. fls2-241-R2A-40a, one genomic window encodes:
- the aroC gene encoding chorismate synthase: MLRWLTAGESHGPELIAVLEGLPAGVPVSLDAIRADLARRKLGYGRGARMKFEQDALDVSGGVRHGFSLGSPIALRIGNTEWPKWVDVMSAEPVDPEVLSSGRGAALTRPRPGHADLVGMQKYGFDEARPILERASARETAARVSLGAVARSFLNELGITLVSHTLSIGPVRVPEDAPLPLPSDVDTLDADPLRCFDPATSERMVAEVDAAHKDGDTLGGVVEVLAYGLPPGLGSHVHWDRKLDAQLAAALMGIQAIKGVEIGDGFLTTTRRGSEAHDELLAEDGTIVRTSDKAGGTEGGMSTGGVLRVRAGMKPIATVPRALRTIDVATSEAAPAHHQRSDVCAVPAAGVVAEAMVALVLANAVLEKFGGDSVAETARNLHAYLDSIPQNLTTERLSAPYA; encoded by the coding sequence ATGCTTCGTTGGCTCACGGCCGGGGAATCCCACGGCCCCGAACTCATCGCCGTCCTGGAGGGTCTTCCCGCCGGAGTCCCGGTGTCGCTCGACGCGATCCGCGCCGATCTGGCGCGCCGCAAGCTCGGCTACGGCCGCGGAGCGCGCATGAAGTTCGAGCAGGATGCGCTGGACGTCTCCGGCGGCGTGCGCCACGGCTTCAGCCTCGGCAGCCCGATCGCGCTGCGCATCGGCAACACCGAGTGGCCCAAATGGGTCGATGTGATGAGCGCCGAGCCGGTCGACCCGGAGGTGCTGAGCTCCGGTCGCGGCGCCGCACTCACGCGTCCCCGCCCGGGCCACGCCGACCTCGTCGGGATGCAGAAGTACGGCTTCGACGAGGCGCGACCCATCCTGGAGCGCGCGAGCGCCCGTGAGACCGCGGCCCGCGTCTCCCTGGGGGCCGTCGCCCGATCGTTCCTGAACGAGCTGGGTATCACGCTCGTGAGCCACACGCTCTCCATCGGCCCTGTCCGCGTGCCCGAGGATGCGCCGCTCCCGCTCCCGTCCGATGTCGACACCCTCGACGCCGATCCGCTGCGCTGCTTCGACCCCGCGACGTCCGAGCGGATGGTCGCCGAGGTGGATGCCGCGCACAAGGACGGCGACACGCTCGGCGGCGTCGTCGAGGTGCTGGCGTACGGCCTCCCGCCGGGACTCGGCTCCCACGTGCACTGGGACCGCAAGCTGGATGCGCAGCTCGCGGCCGCGCTGATGGGCATCCAGGCGATCAAGGGCGTCGAGATCGGTGACGGCTTCCTGACGACCACCCGCCGCGGTTCGGAGGCGCACGACGAGCTGCTCGCCGAGGACGGCACCATCGTGCGCACCAGCGACAAGGCCGGTGGCACCGAGGGCGGCATGAGCACGGGCGGCGTCTTGCGCGTCCGCGCCGGCATGAAGCCGATCGCAACGGTCCCGCGCGCGCTGCGCACGATCGATGTGGCGACCAGCGAGGCGGCCCCGGCGCACCACCAGCGCTCCGACGTCTGTGCTGTGCCCGCGGCCGGTGTGGTCGCCGAGGCGATGGTCGCCCTGGTGCTCGCGAACGCGGTGCTCGAGAAGTTCGGCGGCGACTCGGTGGCCGAGACCGCGCGCAACCTGCACGCGTACCTCGACAGCATCCCGCAGAACCTCACCACGGAGCGCCTCAGCGCTCCGTACGCCTGA
- a CDS encoding shikimate kinase has translation MPQESIAQTIALIGPPAAGKSRVGKRLAKLLHVPFIDTDAVVVSEHGPIADIFAEHGEPYFRERERIAVAAALRRPGVVSLGGGAVLDPETQADLAATRVVLLTVRAEAIARRITNGKRPLITDLESWKRLVDARSDLYNSLADYTADTSTRPIDTIVQEIAAWVEGTQKEGHA, from the coding sequence GTGCCGCAGGAGAGCATCGCGCAGACCATCGCGCTGATCGGGCCGCCGGCCGCGGGCAAGTCCCGGGTCGGCAAGCGCCTCGCCAAGCTGCTCCATGTGCCGTTCATCGACACCGACGCCGTCGTGGTGTCCGAGCACGGGCCGATCGCCGACATCTTCGCGGAGCACGGGGAGCCGTACTTCCGCGAGCGGGAGCGCATCGCCGTCGCTGCGGCGCTGCGCCGTCCGGGCGTGGTGTCGCTCGGCGGCGGCGCCGTCCTCGACCCGGAGACGCAGGCCGATCTGGCCGCAACGCGGGTCGTCCTGCTCACCGTGCGCGCCGAGGCGATCGCCCGGCGCATCACGAACGGCAAACGCCCCCTGATCACGGACCTCGAGTCGTGGAAACGCCTCGTCGACGCCCGCAGCGACCTCTACAACTCGCTCGCCGACTACACGGCGGACACCTCGACCCGGCCGATCGACACGATCGTGCAGGAGATCGCGGCATGGGTCGAGGGCACCCAGAAAGAAGGACACGCATGA
- the aroB gene encoding 3-dehydroquinate synthase gives MTDAPTEIVVSGTQPYPVLVGRGLRYDLATHLGTGVNKVLIVHPPTLGAAAAELRESLVGRYEVLLAEIPDAEAAKRIEVASFLWQIMGQADFTRSDAVIGFGGGAVTDVAGFVAATWLRGVKLIQAPTTLLGMVDAAVGGKTGINTAEGKNLVGAFYAPAAVLCDLDTLISLPRNEILAGFAEVVKYGFIAEPEILDIIETDVDRATDPETPEFRRLVELSIGIKARVVGEDFTEQGLREILNYGHTLGHAIEHAERYQWRHGAAVSVGMVFAAELARLSGRLSDEVVDRHRRILESLTLPVSYPLGRWQTLLATMQRDKKARGSMLRFIVLDDVARPTVLAGPDQSLLFAAYQEVGS, from the coding sequence ATGACCGACGCCCCCACCGAGATCGTCGTCTCCGGAACGCAGCCGTACCCGGTGCTGGTCGGCCGCGGGCTGCGGTACGACCTCGCCACGCATCTGGGCACCGGCGTGAACAAGGTGCTGATCGTGCATCCACCGACCCTCGGCGCTGCTGCGGCCGAACTGCGGGAGTCGCTCGTCGGCCGTTACGAGGTCCTCCTCGCGGAGATCCCGGATGCGGAGGCGGCCAAGCGGATCGAGGTCGCGTCCTTCCTCTGGCAGATCATGGGCCAGGCGGACTTCACGCGGTCGGACGCCGTCATCGGCTTCGGCGGCGGGGCGGTGACCGACGTCGCCGGCTTCGTCGCGGCAACCTGGCTCCGTGGAGTGAAGCTGATCCAGGCACCCACGACCCTGCTCGGGATGGTGGATGCGGCGGTCGGCGGCAAGACCGGCATCAACACCGCAGAGGGGAAGAACCTCGTCGGCGCCTTCTACGCGCCCGCAGCGGTCCTCTGCGACCTCGACACGCTCATCTCGCTGCCGCGCAACGAGATCCTCGCCGGCTTCGCCGAGGTCGTGAAGTACGGCTTCATCGCGGAGCCGGAGATCCTGGACATCATCGAGACGGACGTCGACCGCGCTACCGACCCGGAGACGCCCGAGTTCCGGCGGCTGGTGGAGCTGTCCATCGGCATCAAGGCGCGGGTCGTGGGGGAGGACTTCACCGAGCAGGGGCTGCGGGAGATCCTCAACTACGGGCACACGCTGGGGCACGCGATCGAGCACGCCGAGCGCTACCAGTGGCGGCACGGCGCGGCCGTCTCGGTCGGCATGGTGTTCGCGGCGGAGCTCGCCCGGCTGAGCGGCCGCCTGAGCGACGAGGTCGTCGACCGGCACCGCCGCATCCTCGAGTCGCTCACGCTCCCGGTGTCGTATCCGCTCGGCCGCTGGCAGACGCTGCTGGCGACGATGCAGCGCGACAAGAAGGCGAGGGGCAGTATGCTGCGCTTCATCGTGCTCGACGACGTGGCCCGGCCGACCGTGCTGGCCGGCCCCGACCAGAGCCTGCTGTTCGCCGCATATCAGGAGGTGGGCTCGTGA
- a CDS encoding type II 3-dehydroquinate dehydratase, which yields MTSILVLNGPNLGRLGTREPDIYGSGTLDDLRAVLDGDAGEDTVDLRQTDDEGQLLRWLHEAADSGAPVILNAGAWTHYSLALRDAVSLVTSAGGTVIEVHLSNPHAREEFRHTSVITAVATGVIAGFGFESYRLALAFIRRNGR from the coding sequence ATGACGAGCATCCTGGTTCTGAACGGCCCGAACCTCGGCCGCCTCGGCACGCGAGAGCCCGACATCTACGGTTCGGGCACGCTCGACGACCTGCGGGCCGTGCTCGACGGCGATGCGGGGGAGGACACCGTCGACCTGCGGCAGACCGACGACGAAGGACAACTGCTGCGGTGGCTGCACGAGGCGGCGGACTCCGGCGCGCCCGTCATCCTCAACGCCGGCGCCTGGACGCACTACTCGCTCGCGCTGCGCGACGCGGTGTCGCTCGTCACATCGGCCGGAGGCACCGTGATCGAGGTGCACCTGTCGAATCCGCACGCCCGCGAGGAGTTCCGCCACACCAGCGTGATCACCGCGGTGGCGACCGGGGTGATCGCCGGATTCGGGTTCGAGTCGTACCGGCTGGCGCTCGCGTTCATTCGCCGAAACGGGCGCTGA